The proteins below come from a single Vanacampus margaritifer isolate UIUO_Vmar chromosome 10, RoL_Vmar_1.0, whole genome shotgun sequence genomic window:
- the hs3st1 gene encoding heparan sulfate glucosamine 3-O-sulfotransferase 1 produces the protein MAALLFGLLLFAMQSPTIPSSGLSPDVEGPTAAPSPADNGTAGHPNGTAQQLPRIIIIGVRKGGTRALIEMLSLHSSVAAAQNEVHFFDWENHFQKGLSWYRSQMPFAYPDQITVEKTPAYFTSAKVPKRIHQMNPDAKLMLILRDPTERVLSDYTQVFYNRLQKHKRYRPIESVLVKDGEINLSYKALNRSLYYMHMQNWLRYFPLESIHVVDGDQLIRDPLPEMKKVERFLRLEPQINASNFYFNKTKGFYCLREHGRERCLHDSKGRAHPRVAPAILQKLYQFFHQPNRKFFELVGRTFNWK, from the coding sequence ATGGCGGCCCTGCTCTTCGGGCTGCTGCTCTTCGCCATGCAGTCCCCCACCATCCCTTCCTCCGGGCTCTCGCCGGACGTCGAGGGGCCGACCGCCGCCCCTTCGCCGGCCGACAACGGCACGGCGGGCCACCCCAACGGGACGGCGCAGCAGCTGCCACGGATCATCATCATCGGCGTAAGAAAAGGCGGGACGCGGGCGCTCATCGAGATGCTGAGCCTGCACAGCTCTGTGGCGGCGGCCCAGAACGAGGTGCACTTCTTCGACTGGGAGAATCACTTCCAGAAGGGCTTGTCTTGGTACCGTAGCCAGATGCCCTTCGCCTACCCCGATCAGATCACCGTGGAGAAGACACCCGCATACTTCACGTCCGCCAAAGTCCCCAAGCGGATCCACCAGATGAACCCGGACGCCAAACTCATGCTCATCCTCAGGGACCCCACGGAGCGCGTGCTGTCGGACTACACGCAGGTCTTCTACAACCGCCTCCAGAAGCACAAACGCTACCGGCCCATCGAGTCGGTGCTGGTGAAGGACGGTGAAATCAACCTGAGCTACAAGGCGCTCAATCGCAGCCTGTACTACATGCACATGCAGAACTGGCTGCGCTACTTCCCGCTGGAGAGCATCCACGTGGTGGACGGCGACCAGCTCATCCGAGACCCGCTTCCCGAGATGAAGAAGGTGGAGCGCTTCTTGAGACTGGAGCCACAGATCAACGCCTCCAACTTCTActttaacaagaccaagggattCTACTGTTTGAGGGAGCACGGGCGGGAACGCTGCTTGCACGACTCCAAGGGCAGGGCGCACCCCCGCGTAGCTCCCGCCATCCTGCAGAAACTCTACCAGTTCTTCCACCAGCCCAACCGGAAGTTCTTTGAGCTGGTGGGCCGAACGTTCAACTGGAAGTGA